A section of the Apostichopus japonicus isolate 1M-3 chromosome 1, ASM3797524v1, whole genome shotgun sequence genome encodes:
- the LOC139969987 gene encoding protein O-mannosyl-transferase TMTC3-like produces the protein MDQKMTTIPGKASPPTSPPSSEKEKTGAHFLLFSLILLFICVNCYFNSLEDGFCFDDAKAVQTNQDLRPTTPIYELFFNDFWGTPMHKDSSHKSYRPLCILTFRWNYAIHELESAGYHFGNMMLHWILSLLILLVFQMFLSEWLSFILAVLFMVHPVHTEAVTGIVGRAEVLSAIFVLLALKCYEKGSGYRKITEWKYIHLTILMVVIATLCKEQGIAAVPICCAYEVLWLQRVTLWEGLHLAKMIFSKPRQLPSWFITSLIRMLFLLFTTVGLMALRILVMGAELPHFTAFDNPPASAPTPVRQLTQWYLLPLNAWILLYPFPLLCDYSMGTIPLIKSFADPRNLATMNFITVLSLLTGFALTGNTRTSRQACMALAFLAFPFLPASNLLFPVGFVIAERILYVPSLGFSMLVVIGLKRLLIHDRFKKLIYGALIITVALHAAKTARRNIDWKSEKSLFMAGLQITTMNAKIWNNVGHSYEREQRPEIALHFFKQASVAQPDDGGAWINLARAYQALNNDTLAMETFRKAETLMPPKVPGRTRRIDPKFLSIYVSMAAILRKNESRYPNALELYKKAIRMWNEYEDAYLNLGDLLVQMNQTDQAEQVFRKLLEFSPRSANGLYNMGVVEVRRKNTEGALSWFRQCLHFHPKHAMALYSLALIEDGKDGAYNPESLDRLLQVAEVEKHNYKIMTRIGLTYKKLGDLVNAEKYLNQAVQLNDTFGTALFNLGHIYRQQKEYERALQTLESFIKINRNHLNAWLLLGDIYVTHKGDYDAAWNAFEEAGRVEPGNVQVAHNFCVIMVKRQQYMKAKECLEELANQTDEEFVTVNLNKLNELIEKKQAEGDPLT, from the exons ATGGATCAAAAGATGACCACAATCCCTGGTAAGGCTTCACCACCGACCTCACCTCCATCGTCTGAGAAGGAAAAGACGGGCGCTCACTTTCTCTTGTTTTCCCTCATCCTCCTATTCATCTGTGTCAACTGCTACTTTAATTCGCTCGAAGATGGCTTCTGCTTTGACGATGCCAAAGCGGTTCAAACCAATCAGGACCTTCGACCCACAACTCCGATCTATGAACTTTTCTTCAATGACTTTTGGGGAACTCCCATGCACAAG gatTCCAGCCACAAGTCATATCGCCCTCTATGTATATTAACCTTCCGTTGGAATTATGCTATCCATGAGCTGGAGTCGGCAGGCTACCATTTTGGGAATATGATGTTGCACTGGATTCTGTCTCTGCTAATCCTGCTTGTCTTTCAAATGTTCCTCTCTGAGTGGTTGTCCTTCATCTTAGCTGTTCTTTTTATGGTTCATCCTGTCCATACAGAAGCA GTGACAGGAATTGTTGGTAGGGCTGAGGTCCTCTCCGCCATCTTTGTTCTTCTTGCTCTCAAATGCTACGAGAAGGGATCAGGATATCGGAAGATTACGG AATGGAAGTATATACATCTCACAATCCTGATGGTTGTCATAGCAACATTGTGCAAGGAACAAGGAATAGCTGCAGTTCCGATATGCTGTGCCTACGAAGTGCTTTGGTTACAAAGG GTGACGTTATGGGAAGGCCTTCACCTTGCCAAGATGATATTCAGCAAACCGAGACAGTTGCCGTCCTGGTTTATCACGTCCCTGATTAGAATGCTGTTCCTTCTCTTTACAACAGTCGGTTTGATGGCTCTCAGGATTCTGGTCATGGGAGCGGAACTACCACATTTCACTGC GTTTGATAATCCTCCGGCCAGTGCCCCTACGCCGGTCCGACAACTCACCCAGTGGTACCTCCTACCACTCAACGCTTGGATCCTTCTGTACCCCTTTCCATTACTATGCGACTACTCGATGGGTACCATCCCTCTCATCAAGTCATTTGCCGATCCAAGGAATCTAGCCACGATGAATTTTATCACAGTCTTATCGCTTTTAACGGGATTCGCTCTTACTGGCAACACAAGAACATCCAGACAGGCGTGTATG GCTCTAGCATTTCTAGCTTTCCCATTTCTCCCCGCTTCCAATCTCTTATTTCCTGTGGGCTTTGTCATCGCCGAAAGGATTCTGTACGTACCTAGCCTGGGGTTCAGTATGTTAGTCGTGATCGGCTTGAAACGTTTGCTTATTCATGACCG GTTTAAGAAATTAATCTATGGTGCATTAATAATAACGGTGGCGCTTCACGCTGCGAAAACTGCGAGAAGAAATATTGATTG GAAAAGCGAAAAGTCTCTATTCATGGCCGGTCTACAAATAACGACGATGAACGCTAAAATATGGAACAACGTTGGCCATTCGTACGAACGCGAACAGAGACCGGAGATTGCCTTGCACTTCTTCAAGCAAGCATCAGT CGCTCAACCAGATGATGGTGGTGCTTGGATAAACCTTGCCCGAGCTTACCAGGCCCTTAACAACGACACTTTGGCTATGGAGACGTTTCGGAAAGCAGAGACGCTCATGCCTCCGAAGGTTCCAGGGAGGACGAGGCGAATCGACCCCAAATTTTTATCCATCTATGTTTCCATGGCAGCCATTTTGAGGAAAAATGAAAGCAGATATCCTAATGCCTTAGAG ctatACAAGAAAGCCATCCGGATGTGGAACGAGTACGAAGATGCTTATCTTAACCTTGGAGATCTGCTCGTACAGATGAATCAGACCGATCAGGCTGAACAGGTCTTTAGGAAACTTTTAGAATTCTCGCCGAGGAGTGCAAATGGGCTGTACAAC ATGGGTGTTGTGGAAGTCAGAAGAAAGAATACCGAAGGTGCGTTGTCATGGTTCCGGCAGTGTCTCCATTTTCATCCTAAACACGCGATGGCACTTTACAGTCTGGCCTTGATTGAAGATGGGAAGGATGGAGCATATAATCCAGAATCTTTAGATAG ATTGTTACAAGTCGCTGAAGTGGAGAAgcataattataaaataatgacGAGAATTGGATTAACCTACAAGAAACTGGGCGATCTCGTAAATGCTGAAAAGTATCTAAACCAGGCCGTCCAG CTGAACGATACCTTTGGGACGGCCCTCTTTAACCTCGGCCATATATACAGACAACAGAAGGAGTACGAGCGGGCCCTGCAAACTCTGGAGTCGTTCATCAAG attaATAGGAACCACCTAAATGCCTGGCTCTTGCTCGGCGATATCTATGTGACACACAAGGGTGACTACGACGCTGCTTGGAAT GCATTTGAAGAGGCAGGGAGAGTGGAGCCCGGTAACGTCCAGGTCGCCCACAACTTTTGCGTCATCATGGTTAAGAGGCAACAGTACATGAAAGCCAAGGAATGCTTAGAAGAGCTAGCCAATCAAACTGACGAAGAGTTTGTCACGGTTAACTTGAATAAATTAAACGAACTCATCGAGAAGAAGCAAGCCGAGGGTGATCCCTTAACCTGA
- the LOC139969994 gene encoding uncharacterized protein: MEDKKPEIAVKVEKVDDKEIIKEEKLSDDELKVVVKNQPPDSSMMNINDKTDQLASNDSEALTCKDQEFAGNLNTSETAPMTLLSVQLEEQNLLAQALQNQPEGTQLIVHIQGGPPGQVQVLVDGKLVPVSNISQVLTQTSTTTTVSALPNTFQQPAAQPRNSRINQKTGKKRKQILDEETQLSGASFKSQLLNTSDIVKGLDLAPPTKQVMEYTSTIDSDTLFGFPGRPHSSQQLLNVFSRNLTAVRTEDKKRKKTPLKDKALKVKYDICEDIVSWL, from the exons ATGGAGGACAAGAAACCAGAGATAGCCGTGAAGGTTGAGAAGGTAGACGACAAGGAAATCATCAAGGAAGAGAAGCTTTCGGATGACGAACTGAAAGTTGTCGTCAAGAATCAACCGCCAG aTTCTTccatgatgaatattaatgacaagACTGATCAACTGGCGTCCAATGACTCGGAGGCGTTGACATGTAAAGACCAAG AGTTTGCAGGTAATTTAAATACCAGTGAAACAGCTCCTATGACGTTATTAAGCGTCCAGCTCGAAGAACAGAATCTCCTCGCTCAAGCGTTACAAAATCAACCTGAAG GTACTCAGTTAATAGTTCACATACAGGGCGGGCCTCCTGGACAGGTTCAAGTGTTGGTGGACGGTAAGCTGGTCCCGGTCTCTAACATCAGCCAGGTACTCACGCAAACATCCACAACCACCACAGTGTCAGCCTTGCCGAACACTTTCCAGCAACCAG CCGCTCAACCACGCAATTCGAGAATTAACCAAAAGACTGGGAAAAAGCGGAAACAGATTCTGGACGAAGAAACTCAACTTTCCGGTGCGAGCTTCAAGTCACAGCTTCTCAATACTTCGGATATCGTGAAAGGGTTAGACCTGGCCCCGCCCACCAAACAGGTCATGGAGTATACAAGCACCATCGATTCAGATACACTGTTTGGCTTCCCCGGCAGGCCACACTCTTCCCAGCAATTACTGAAT GTATTTTCAAGGAATTTAACGGCGGTCAGAACGGAAGataagaagaggaagaagactCCTTTGAAAGACAAAGCACTGAAAGTCAAATATGACATTTGTGAAGACATCGTCAGCTGG cTTTAA